Proteins encoded together in one Pseudomonadota bacterium window:
- a CDS encoding prepilin-type N-terminal cleavage/methylation domain-containing protein yields MGVFEMKLKKMDTRGFTLVELIIVIIILGILAAVAIPQYINMQTQAKDATADGILSALRSSENILFSGQLTGVVPAANFTGANVVANVTGVTFAGAGPWTNVISGTTYTFTRTGGNATALGTWARTP; encoded by the coding sequence GTGGGTGTATTCGAGATGAAGCTGAAGAAAATGGACACACGAGGATTTACACTTGTTGAGCTTATCATAGTCATCATCATCCTGGGCATCCTGGCGGCCGTCGCAATTCCGCAGTATATTAACATGCAGACCCAGGCGAAAGATGCGACAGCCGACGGTATATTATCCGCTTTGCGGAGTTCTGAAAACATTCTGTTTTCTGGTCAGCTTACCGGTGTGGTTCCTGCTGCAAACTTTACCGGCGCTAATGTGGTCGCCAATGTTACGGGAGTGACATTTGCCGGTGCCGGTCCCTGGACTAACGTAATCAGTGGTACCACCTACACCTTCACGCGTACCGGTGGCAACGCCACTGCTCTTGGAACATGGGCCAGAACGCCATAA
- a CDS encoding tetratricopeptide repeat protein — protein sequence MSNKKINFIEWFKNKRSFVLQSVKGFVRLASTECIFGLTWYHVFFIGSLLMSGFYYFVRLPIVPLDTDLWYHLNSGRYILETNSLPRNNFFSFISPERPWTDYFWLFQVLVFKVYDVSGYYGLIAVRALLYLGVALIVFFYMTRVPRTANSDIYILTCFVLYFLFLQGRFHIIRPHMFTYLFILSTIYIIEFRLRKATYILPFLIVLWGNLHGIEYPVLLLIVFAYVAEFIITHINSKTIPARREVLYHAVIAVSPTFLLLNPYGISLLRVPFVATDYASLYITELRAIPVQDLFSLKVFSGMSADLTVFNLLLLLVVVAFLTCLVKRQIRVSHFIMCVCGIYLMQRGLRFQYEFALLSLPLLMDNFPRITFPRSDRWKQVMYILGISLITVLPFVVMKHGLRVLPQYPVSHINLPRGIAAFLNQVSVGGNVLNHPNNGGYLQWMLYPKCKIFMDMEVPFLFTDKDMFAALNLFSSKPVLKKVLDKYNPSFITVPQHNREFRTVISGFPQYRPVFFDEAEILYINRDLLPELAVAYELRAVDPWEFPGRKMESIAKAPDRNEIVKEITRLLEVYPDGLLTNQLMGEICSSEGNYRQALKHADTIIKNFPEVSVGYSLKAASLHKLNMPSEAMDNLQLALLRANNEEKRRIYKQMSLISIEKRLYRRAYEYAGEAINPFASDTNPVELYQLGSTAFLAGKKKKAVEILKMGYTKISESDIEWKTKYEKLFIELNVNDKIEDW from the coding sequence ATGAGCAATAAAAAAATAAATTTCATAGAGTGGTTCAAAAACAAAAGAAGCTTTGTACTGCAAAGCGTCAAGGGATTCGTCCGGCTTGCCAGTACCGAGTGTATCTTCGGTCTAACCTGGTATCACGTGTTTTTTATCGGAAGCCTTCTAATGAGCGGATTCTACTATTTTGTGAGGTTGCCTATTGTCCCGCTTGATACTGATTTGTGGTACCACCTCAATAGCGGAAGATATATACTTGAAACCAATTCACTGCCTCGTAATAATTTTTTCTCGTTTATTTCACCCGAGCGGCCCTGGACAGATTATTTCTGGTTGTTTCAGGTCCTGGTATTTAAGGTTTATGACGTATCAGGTTATTATGGCCTGATAGCTGTCCGGGCACTACTCTATCTCGGAGTAGCCCTGATAGTGTTTTTCTATATGACCAGGGTACCGAGAACTGCCAACTCAGATATCTATATATTGACCTGCTTTGTGCTTTATTTCCTGTTTCTCCAGGGACGGTTTCATATTATACGGCCGCATATGTTCACGTATCTGTTCATACTCTCAACCATTTATATTATCGAATTTCGGCTCCGGAAAGCCACCTATATCTTGCCCTTTCTGATTGTATTGTGGGGCAACCTGCACGGTATCGAATACCCGGTACTCCTGCTGATTGTATTTGCGTATGTTGCTGAGTTCATAATTACGCACATAAATTCCAAGACCATTCCAGCCAGAAGGGAAGTTCTGTACCATGCAGTTATAGCTGTTTCGCCCACTTTTCTCCTGCTTAACCCATACGGTATAAGCCTGTTGCGTGTGCCCTTCGTCGCCACAGACTACGCGTCTCTGTATATAACAGAGCTCAGAGCCATACCAGTGCAGGATCTGTTTTCCTTGAAGGTGTTCAGCGGAATGTCCGCTGATTTGACGGTATTCAATTTATTGCTGCTGTTGGTAGTTGTTGCTTTTCTTACGTGTTTGGTGAAGCGACAAATAAGAGTAAGTCACTTTATTATGTGTGTGTGCGGGATTTATCTAATGCAGAGAGGACTGAGATTCCAATATGAATTCGCGCTTCTGTCGTTGCCGCTTCTGATGGATAATTTTCCGCGAATTACCTTCCCCCGCTCGGACAGATGGAAACAGGTTATGTATATCTTAGGCATATCTTTGATCACAGTTCTGCCATTCGTAGTTATGAAACACGGTCTTCGTGTTCTGCCGCAGTACCCGGTGTCTCATATTAATCTGCCACGGGGAATTGCAGCATTCCTGAATCAGGTATCGGTTGGTGGCAATGTCTTGAATCATCCCAATAATGGTGGCTATCTTCAATGGATGCTGTATCCTAAATGCAAGATATTCATGGACATGGAAGTTCCTTTCCTCTTTACAGATAAGGATATGTTCGCTGCCCTCAACCTTTTCTCCAGCAAGCCGGTTTTGAAGAAGGTATTGGACAAGTACAATCCTTCCTTCATTACGGTTCCACAGCATAACAGGGAGTTCAGGACGGTGATATCAGGATTTCCACAATATCGACCAGTTTTTTTTGACGAAGCCGAGATACTTTATATTAATAGGGATCTCCTGCCAGAACTTGCTGTTGCCTACGAGTTAAGAGCGGTTGATCCTTGGGAATTTCCAGGAAGAAAGATGGAGTCTATCGCAAAAGCCCCTGATCGTAATGAGATAGTCAAAGAAATAACCCGACTGCTTGAGGTCTATCCGGATGGTCTCCTGACTAACCAGCTTATGGGAGAAATTTGCAGCAGCGAAGGCAATTACAGGCAAGCCCTCAAGCATGCAGATACCATAATCAAAAATTTCCCCGAAGTGTCAGTTGGCTATTCGTTGAAAGCGGCATCGCTTCATAAATTGAATATGCCCTCAGAAGCAATGGATAATTTACAATTAGCATTACTGAGAGCTAACAACGAAGAAAAGAGACGTATTTACAAACAAATGAGCTTGATAAGTATTGAAAAAAGGCTCTATCGCCGAGCATATGAATACGCGGGGGAAGCCATTAATCCATTTGCCTCAGACACCAATCCGGTCGAGCTCTATCAACTTGGATCGACAGCTTTCCTGGCTGGAAAAAAGAAGAAGGCGGTCGAAATATTGAAAATGGGATATACCAAAATTTCAGAAAGCGATATCGAATGGAAAACCAAGTATGAAAAGTTGTTTATCGAGTTGAATGTGAACGACAAAATAGAAGACTGGTAA
- a CDS encoding PAS domain S-box protein gives MRGKKPKEQKENNQFMQKEWGIFFNGMVQPAIILDPQHGIIAANKASLDAIGKTEEEILGTRCFELFHGTDRPPEGCPFEKIISTGHAETIEMEMETLHGTFLVSCTPVYDNSGRLQRIIHVATDITERKKAERALQESEERYRVAIENSNDCVAMVKEGKYIYVNKIFLETFELKDGNEILNKPFGSFVHPDDRERMISYNTMRNRGEPAPSRYEFRAVRKDGGIVYFEASIAMITYKGEKVALAYLRDVTERKTAEQALRDSEGKYRSIFENAVEGIFQSTPEGRFVSVNPAMARMCRYSSPEEMIFAIADIGGQHYVRPEEREEYKRLMEGQGVVENFEHEIYRKDGTTLWVSTSSRAIRDEKGRIIRYEGTHEDITSRKTIEEELKKNEAMLQGILRAATIGVGLLINRVFVWVNNYVTAMTGYSKEDLIGKSARILYADNEEFTRVGTEKYAEIRGKGKGSIETRWRKKDGTVIDIFLSSAAIDPSDLSVGVVFTALDITSGKHAEQALRASEERFRELADLLPQTVFETDRQGNFTYVNRHSFDQFGYTEEDVAKGMNAVGMVVPEERLRAMQDIGIIMKGEMVTGKEYTGLRKNGETFSMYVYSAPIVKEGQPTGLRGIAVDITERKTAEEALKESEERYRTAMENSNDGIAIVKGDTHLYVNKRFVQIFGYDRPEDIIGKPVEIVVHPDDVSMVTEMSRNRIKGEEVPSNYGFKGIKKTGEIVYIEVSATTMMYRGETVNIIFLRDITRRKVAEEALIVSEARYRVIFENTGTATMIVEDDTTISLVNTEFERLWGYSKAEIEGKKSWMEFAHRDDLERMKEYHRLRRIEPDAAPRSYEFLFVNRKSDVRNVFITSAMIPETKRHVASLIDITERKHAEDAKIRLEMQLLQAQKMEAIGQLAGGIAHDFNNILTTIIGYSDLLRIKMDVGDPTRIYVEQILASAQKAAQLTHSLLAFSRKQVIELKPHNVNDIIHAVQKILARLLTEDIELKTDLADADLMVLVDETQLDQVLMNLATNARDSMPDGGRLYIKSRQFVMDDGFVKRNAFGKEGTYALISVSDTGIGIDKGMIDKIFEPFFTTKEVGKGTGLGLAIVYGIIKQHNGHINVYSEPGKGTTFNIYIPLVRIKSERPAVMVKEDIKGGNETILLAEDNADVRILTKMVLESKGYTVIEAIDGEAAINTFEENKDRIGMVILDVVMPKKNGKEVNEAIQKIKLGTHVLFISGYTADIVFDKGVKNIGINYISKPLLPDELLKKVRAVIDKT, from the coding sequence ATGAGAGGCAAAAAACCTAAGGAACAAAAAGAGAATAACCAGTTTATGCAGAAGGAATGGGGAATATTCTTCAATGGGATGGTTCAGCCCGCAATAATACTTGACCCTCAGCACGGGATTATTGCAGCTAACAAAGCCTCTCTTGATGCCATCGGAAAAACGGAAGAGGAGATTCTCGGAACAAGATGTTTCGAACTCTTCCATGGAACCGATCGTCCCCCTGAAGGCTGCCCCTTTGAAAAAATAATATCTACGGGACACGCAGAAACGATAGAAATGGAGATGGAGACACTCCACGGCACCTTTCTGGTATCATGTACGCCGGTATATGATAATTCGGGCCGGTTGCAACGGATCATTCATGTGGCCACGGATATTACCGAGCGGAAGAAGGCAGAGAGGGCATTGCAGGAGTCGGAAGAGCGATACAGGGTTGCCATTGAGAACTCTAACGACTGTGTAGCCATGGTGAAAGAAGGCAAATACATATACGTTAATAAAATATTCCTGGAGACCTTTGAATTAAAAGATGGTAACGAAATATTAAACAAACCCTTCGGCAGTTTTGTTCACCCTGACGACCGTGAACGAATGATCAGTTATAACACAATGCGGAACCGGGGAGAACCTGCACCTTCCAGATATGAGTTCAGGGCTGTGCGAAAAGATGGTGGCATAGTCTATTTTGAAGCTTCAATCGCCATGATTACCTACAAGGGGGAAAAGGTTGCCCTTGCATATCTCAGGGACGTTACAGAGCGTAAGACAGCAGAACAGGCGCTCAGGGATAGTGAAGGGAAATACCGGAGCATCTTTGAAAATGCCGTTGAGGGAATATTCCAGAGCACGCCTGAGGGGCGTTTCGTCAGTGTTAACCCCGCAATGGCGAGAATGTGCAGGTATTCTTCTCCGGAAGAGATGATTTTCGCCATTGCAGACATTGGGGGTCAGCACTATGTGAGACCCGAAGAGCGCGAGGAATACAAGCGTCTCATGGAAGGACAGGGGGTTGTAGAAAACTTTGAACACGAGATCTACCGGAAGGACGGCACAACACTGTGGGTTTCCACAAGTTCAAGGGCGATAAGGGATGAGAAAGGCAGGATTATCCGTTACGAGGGAACCCATGAGGACATTACAAGCCGGAAAACCATTGAAGAAGAGTTAAAAAAGAATGAGGCTATGCTGCAGGGCATACTCCGTGCTGCGACTATCGGGGTAGGACTTCTCATAAACCGCGTATTCGTGTGGGTAAATAACTACGTTACGGCTATGACCGGCTATTCAAAAGAAGACCTCATAGGAAAGAGCGCACGTATCCTTTATGCGGATAATGAGGAATTTACCCGTGTAGGAACAGAAAAATATGCAGAAATCAGAGGTAAAGGAAAAGGATCTATAGAGACGCGGTGGCGAAAAAAAGATGGAACGGTTATAGACATTTTTCTCAGTTCTGCAGCCATAGACCCATCGGATTTATCCGTTGGCGTTGTTTTTACAGCGCTGGACATTACCTCGGGAAAACATGCAGAACAGGCCCTCAGGGCAAGCGAAGAGAGGTTCAGAGAGCTTGCTGACCTCCTTCCGCAGACGGTTTTTGAAACGGACAGACAGGGTAATTTTACATATGTGAACCGCCATAGTTTTGACCAATTTGGGTATACAGAGGAAGATGTGGCAAAGGGTATGAATGCTGTTGGCATGGTTGTCCCTGAAGAGCGTTTAAGGGCCATGCAAGATATCGGAATAATAATGAAGGGCGAAATGGTGACCGGAAAAGAGTATACGGGCCTGCGCAAGAATGGGGAAACCTTTTCCATGTATGTCTATTCTGCCCCCATCGTGAAGGAAGGGCAGCCAACAGGGCTGAGGGGTATCGCCGTCGATATCACGGAACGAAAAACGGCAGAGGAGGCGTTAAAGGAATCAGAGGAACGCTACCGTACTGCCATGGAAAACTCTAATGACGGTATCGCCATCGTGAAAGGAGATACCCATCTCTATGTCAATAAAAGGTTTGTCCAGATCTTTGGCTATGACAGACCGGAAGATATTATCGGAAAGCCTGTGGAGATTGTGGTCCACCCCGATGATGTTTCAATGGTAACGGAAATGAGCAGGAATAGGATAAAAGGGGAAGAGGTGCCCTCAAACTATGGATTTAAGGGGATAAAAAAGACCGGCGAAATTGTTTATATTGAAGTATCTGCAACAACAATGATGTACCGGGGTGAGACGGTAAATATCATATTTTTGAGGGATATTACGAGACGCAAAGTTGCAGAGGAGGCATTAATTGTCTCGGAGGCGAGATACAGGGTAATCTTTGAGAATACGGGAACGGCAACGATGATTGTGGAGGACGATACAACGATATCCCTGGTAAATACGGAGTTTGAAAGGCTCTGGGGGTATTCAAAGGCAGAAATTGAGGGCAAAAAAAGCTGGATGGAGTTCGCCCACAGGGATGACCTTGAGAGGATGAAGGAATACCATAGATTGAGAAGGATAGAGCCTGATGCTGCTCCACGCAGCTATGAATTTTTGTTTGTAAACCGGAAAAGTGATGTAAGAAATGTTTTTATTACATCTGCAATGATCCCGGAAACAAAAAGGCATGTGGCGTCCCTTATCGATATCACAGAACGAAAACACGCTGAAGATGCAAAAATAAGGCTTGAGATGCAACTCCTTCAGGCGCAGAAGATGGAGGCCATCGGTCAGCTTGCCGGCGGTATAGCACACGATTTCAACAACATTTTAACCACAATCATTGGATACAGCGATCTTCTGCGAATAAAAATGGATGTAGGCGACCCTACCAGGATTTATGTTGAACAGATACTCGCGTCGGCGCAAAAAGCTGCCCAGTTAACTCACAGTCTTCTGGCTTTCAGCAGGAAGCAGGTTATCGAACTGAAGCCGCATAACGTGAATGATATTATCCATGCAGTGCAAAAGATTCTGGCGAGACTTTTAACTGAAGACATTGAATTGAAAACCGACCTTGCCGATGCCGATTTAATGGTACTGGTAGACGAGACACAGTTAGATCAGGTGTTGATGAACCTTGCCACGAATGCAAGAGATTCAATGCCGGATGGCGGCAGGCTTTACATAAAATCACGGCAATTCGTTATGGATGATGGTTTTGTTAAGAGGAACGCCTTTGGCAAAGAAGGAACCTACGCGCTCATTTCTGTTTCTGATACAGGTATCGGTATTGACAAGGGCATGATCGACAAAATATTTGAACCTTTTTTTACTACGAAAGAAGTGGGTAAAGGGACAGGGTTAGGTCTGGCAATTGTGTATGGCATCATTAAACAGCATAACGGACATATAAATGTCTATAGCGAGCCGGGAAAAGGAACGACATTCAACATATACATCCCTCTCGTGAGAATAAAGTCAGAGAGACCCGCAGTAATGGTGAAGGAGGATATTAAAGGCGGAAACGAGACGATTCTCCTTGCTGAAGATAATGCAGATGTAAGGATACTTACAAAAATGGTACTTGAAAGCAAGGGGTATACAGTTATTGAAGCCATTGACGGGGAAGCTGCCATAAACACCTTTGAAGAGAACAAAGACAGAATTGGTATGGTTATTCTTGATGTGGTAATGCCGAAGAAAAACGGGAAAGAAGTGAATGAAGCAATTCAAAAGATAAAGCTTGGCACTCACGTGCTCTTCATCAGCGGCTACACTGCCGATATCGTCTTTGATAAGGGAGTAAAGAATATTGGAATAAATTATATCTCAAAACCCCTCTTGCCCGATGAACTTTTGAAGAAGGTGCGAGCCGTAATCGACAAAACGTAA